A section of the Serratia liquefaciens ATCC 27592 genome encodes:
- the xdhC gene encoding xanthine dehydrogenase accessory protein XdhC, protein MDEWIEALAEARRRGEPCVLVTLVDELGSTPRNRGTKMLVTVERAVNTIGGGHLEFQALAIAREMLQQATPQLRLERFPLAARLGQCCGGTTSVLFEPMISPRPQIALFGAGHVGRALVNILATLPCRVRWVDGRAAEFPRVIPAGVQQEISDEPLEIVDAMPPGSYFIVMTHDHALDLALAERILRRGDAGYFGLIGSLTKRKRFEYKLGQRGISETAIAAMRCPLGLPDVKGKLPAEIAVAVAGEVIACYGQGLR, encoded by the coding sequence ATGGACGAATGGATTGAGGCGCTGGCAGAGGCACGCAGGCGCGGCGAGCCCTGCGTGCTGGTGACGCTGGTGGACGAACTGGGCTCCACGCCGCGCAACCGGGGTACCAAAATGCTGGTAACCGTTGAACGTGCGGTGAATACCATCGGCGGCGGCCATCTGGAGTTTCAGGCATTGGCGATTGCCCGCGAAATGCTGCAACAGGCTACGCCCCAGTTACGGCTGGAGCGTTTTCCGCTGGCGGCGCGACTGGGCCAGTGCTGCGGCGGCACCACCAGCGTGCTGTTTGAGCCGATGATATCGCCGCGCCCGCAGATCGCTCTGTTTGGTGCCGGCCACGTCGGGCGCGCGCTGGTGAATATCCTCGCCACGCTGCCGTGCCGGGTGCGCTGGGTGGACGGCCGCGCGGCGGAATTCCCGCGGGTTATTCCCGCCGGGGTGCAGCAAGAAATCAGCGATGAGCCACTGGAGATCGTCGACGCCATGCCGCCGGGCAGTTATTTTATCGTGATGACCCACGATCACGCGCTGGACCTGGCACTGGCGGAGCGAATTTTACGTCGCGGCGACGCAGGGTACTTCGGCCTGATCGGATCGCTGACCAAACGCAAACGCTTCGAATACAAGCTCGGCCAACGCGGCATCAGCGAAACGGCGATCGCCGCCATGCGCTGCCCCCTGGGCCTGCCGGACGTGAAGGGCAAACTGCCGGCGGAGATCGCGGTGGCGGTGGCCGGAGAGGTTATTGCCTGCTACGGACAAGGTTTACGCTGA
- the dcp gene encoding peptidyl-dipeptidase Dcp, whose protein sequence is MRLSTLVLAIGMALSSQAQAAETNPHADHTALPSGQAKEANVTGEANQHNNKKNQNPFFYQSRLPFQAPPFNLIKESDYAPAIDAGIKQKLEEVEKIANNPAKPDFKNTFVALEQSGALLSRVMNVFGAMTSANTSDALQKLDEESSPKLAALDDAIMLNSKLFARIKTIYQQRDALKLDAESRRLVEVTYKNFELAGANLSDADKTKLKALNQEAATLSTQFSNKLLAATKDGALAIADKGKLDGLSESELAAAAQAAGERKLDKQWLLVLQNTTQQPDLQSLKNRDTRKALFDASWNRAEKGDGNDTRQTIARLAKVRAEQAKLLGFPNYAAWKLQNQMAKTPDAALSFMRNIVPAATARAEREAKDIQAVIDQQKGDFKVAAWDWQFYAEQVRKAKYDLDESQIKPYFELDNVLNNGVFYAANLLYGISFKERKDIPVYQPDVRVYEVFDKDGKSMALFYTDFFKRDNKGGGAWMSNFVEQSKLKGTKPVIYNVANFTKPAAGQPALLSYDDVITMFHEFGHALHGMFADQEYPSLSGTNTARDFVEFPSQFNEHWASDPKVFAHYAKHYKTGEAMPQELVDKIKKADKFNKGYDMTELLSAALLDMHWHMLSADQPQQDVDKFEAESLMKDKIDLSYVPPRYRSSYFKHIWGNGYAAGYYAYLWTEMLADDAFQWFSEHGGLTAENGQRFRDMVLSRGNSQDLEKLYVEWRGKEPSIEPMLINRGLKDE, encoded by the coding sequence ATGCGTTTATCTACATTGGTGTTGGCGATCGGCATGGCGCTGAGCTCGCAGGCACAGGCAGCAGAAACTAACCCGCACGCTGACCACACCGCGTTGCCGAGTGGTCAGGCGAAGGAGGCTAACGTGACCGGTGAAGCCAACCAGCACAACAATAAAAAGAACCAGAACCCGTTCTTCTACCAAAGTCGCCTGCCGTTCCAGGCGCCGCCGTTCAATTTGATTAAAGAGAGCGACTACGCCCCGGCAATTGATGCCGGTATCAAGCAAAAGCTGGAGGAAGTGGAGAAGATTGCCAACAACCCGGCCAAGCCTGATTTTAAAAATACCTTCGTGGCGCTGGAACAGTCTGGGGCGTTGCTGTCACGCGTGATGAACGTGTTTGGTGCCATGACCTCGGCCAACACCAGCGACGCGCTGCAAAAGTTGGATGAAGAAAGCTCACCGAAGCTGGCGGCGCTGGACGACGCCATCATGCTCAACAGCAAACTGTTCGCGCGTATCAAGACGATTTATCAGCAGCGTGATGCGCTGAAGCTGGATGCCGAATCTCGCCGCCTGGTGGAAGTGACTTACAAAAATTTCGAGCTGGCGGGGGCCAATCTCTCCGACGCCGATAAAACCAAGCTGAAGGCGCTGAACCAGGAAGCGGCGACGCTGAGTACCCAGTTCTCCAACAAGCTGCTGGCGGCGACCAAAGATGGTGCGCTGGCTATCGCCGACAAGGGTAAGTTGGACGGATTGTCTGAAAGCGAACTGGCCGCTGCCGCTCAGGCCGCCGGTGAGCGTAAGCTGGACAAGCAGTGGTTACTGGTATTGCAAAACACCACCCAGCAGCCGGATTTGCAAAGCCTGAAAAATCGAGACACCCGCAAGGCGCTGTTTGACGCTTCGTGGAACCGGGCAGAAAAGGGTGACGGCAACGACACTCGCCAGACGATTGCCCGCCTGGCCAAAGTCCGCGCCGAGCAGGCCAAGCTGCTGGGCTTCCCGAACTATGCGGCCTGGAAGCTGCAAAACCAGATGGCCAAAACGCCGGATGCGGCGCTGAGCTTCATGCGTAATATCGTCCCGGCAGCCACTGCGCGTGCCGAACGTGAAGCCAAAGACATTCAGGCGGTGATCGACCAGCAGAAAGGCGATTTCAAGGTTGCCGCCTGGGATTGGCAGTTCTATGCCGAACAGGTGCGCAAGGCGAAGTACGATCTGGATGAATCGCAGATCAAACCTTACTTCGAATTGGATAACGTGCTGAACAATGGCGTGTTCTATGCCGCCAACCTGCTGTACGGCATCAGCTTCAAAGAACGTAAGGATATCCCGGTTTACCAGCCGGACGTGCGCGTGTATGAGGTGTTCGATAAAGACGGCAAATCGATGGCGCTGTTCTATACCGACTTCTTTAAACGCGACAACAAAGGCGGCGGCGCCTGGATGAGCAACTTCGTCGAACAGTCGAAGTTGAAAGGCACCAAACCGGTGATTTACAACGTTGCCAACTTTACCAAACCGGCAGCAGGTCAGCCTGCGCTGCTGTCTTACGACGACGTGATCACCATGTTCCACGAGTTTGGTCATGCGTTGCACGGTATGTTCGCCGATCAGGAATACCCAAGCCTTTCAGGTACCAATACCGCACGTGATTTTGTCGAATTCCCCTCGCAGTTCAACGAGCACTGGGCCAGCGATCCTAAAGTCTTTGCGCATTACGCCAAACACTACAAAACCGGTGAAGCCATGCCGCAGGAACTGGTCGATAAAATCAAAAAAGCCGACAAGTTCAACAAGGGCTACGACATGACCGAGCTGCTGTCTGCGGCACTGTTGGATATGCACTGGCATATGCTGAGCGCCGATCAGCCGCAGCAGGACGTGGATAAATTCGAAGCCGAATCGCTGATGAAAGACAAGATCGATCTCAGCTACGTGCCGCCACGCTATCGCTCAAGCTACTTCAAACACATCTGGGGTAACGGCTACGCCGCCGGTTATTACGCCTATCTGTGGACTGAAATGCTGGCGGATGACGCCTTCCAGTGGTTCAGCGAGCACGGTGGGCTGACGGCGGAGAACGGCCAGCGTTTCCGCGATATGGTGCTGTCGCGCGGCAACAGCCAGGATCTGGAGAAGTTGTACGTCGAGTGGCGCGGTAAAGAACCGAGCATCGAGCCGATGTTGATCAACCGCGGTCTTAAAGACGAATAA
- a CDS encoding MFS transporter, translating into MAIVETPLTGKAGAESLLYRKITWKLIPFLCLCYLAAYLDRINVGLAKLQMADQLQLSEAAFGLGAGLFFVGYILFEVPSNLILQRVGAKVWIARIMITWGLLSACTMFVTTPNQFYIIRFLLGVAEAGFLPGVLYYLTLWFPTYRRGRIIALFMIGLPLSSVLGGPLSGWIMGHFDMRHGLHGWQWLFLLEGIPSVLLGVLTFWVLPNNYRQAKWLSDDEKQRIAEDLAQDDAEASHSKHSFRDGFFNLKVWMLGGIDFSILLSAYAMGFWMPTFIKTAGVTNITTIGLLTALPSVAALLGMLLIGTSSDRMRERRWHIIVPFIVGAMAMAGSTFFTHNVIATVLLFSVAQAAIIGAVPVFFSLPATFLRGTAAATGFALACSLANIAGLVSNSLMGLALDLTGKSGGALWAFAGCLLISSLLVVALPAKVVNR; encoded by the coding sequence ATGGCCATTGTTGAAACCCCGTTAACCGGGAAAGCGGGAGCAGAATCGCTTCTGTACCGCAAAATCACCTGGAAGCTGATCCCGTTCCTCTGTTTGTGCTATCTGGCCGCCTATCTCGACCGCATCAACGTCGGTTTGGCCAAGTTGCAGATGGCCGACCAATTGCAACTGAGCGAGGCCGCCTTCGGGCTGGGCGCCGGGCTGTTCTTTGTCGGCTATATCCTGTTTGAAGTGCCGAGTAACCTGATCCTGCAGCGCGTCGGCGCCAAGGTGTGGATTGCCCGCATCATGATCACCTGGGGCCTGCTTTCCGCCTGTACGATGTTTGTCACTACCCCCAACCAGTTTTACATCATCCGCTTTTTACTTGGCGTAGCGGAAGCCGGCTTCCTGCCAGGAGTACTGTATTATCTGACGCTGTGGTTCCCGACTTACCGTCGCGGCCGCATCATTGCGCTGTTCATGATCGGCCTGCCCCTGTCTAGCGTGCTTGGCGGCCCGCTGTCTGGCTGGATCATGGGACATTTTGATATGCGACACGGGCTGCACGGGTGGCAATGGCTGTTTCTGCTGGAAGGCATTCCCAGCGTATTGTTGGGCGTACTCACGTTCTGGGTGCTGCCGAACAACTATCGACAGGCCAAATGGCTGTCCGATGACGAAAAACAACGCATTGCAGAAGATCTGGCCCAGGACGACGCCGAAGCCAGCCACAGCAAGCACAGTTTTCGCGACGGTTTCTTTAACCTCAAAGTGTGGATGTTGGGTGGCATTGACTTCTCGATCCTGCTTAGCGCCTATGCCATGGGCTTTTGGATGCCAACCTTTATCAAGACTGCCGGCGTGACCAACATCACTACCATCGGCCTGCTGACTGCGTTACCGAGCGTTGCTGCCCTGCTGGGCATGTTGCTGATCGGTACCAGTTCCGACCGCATGCGTGAGCGTCGCTGGCACATCATTGTGCCCTTTATTGTCGGCGCGATGGCGATGGCCGGCAGCACGTTCTTCACCCATAACGTGATCGCCACGGTGTTGCTGTTCTCTGTTGCGCAGGCCGCAATCATCGGTGCGGTACCGGTGTTTTTCAGCCTGCCAGCCACCTTTTTGCGCGGCACAGCAGCGGCAACCGGCTTCGCGCTGGCCTGTTCGCTGGCAAACATTGCCGGGTTAGTGAGTAACTCGCTGATGGGGCTGGCATTGGACCTGACCGGTAAAAGCGGCGGCGCTCTGTGGGCATTCGCCGGGTGTCTGCTGATCAGTTCATTGCTGGTAGTTGCATTGCCTGCCAAGGTGGTTAACCGCTGA
- a CDS encoding N-carbamoylsarcosine amidohydrolase, with the protein MASAADNSLTDNYSGVWGNRIGFGRHPALLMIDFMQGYTTEDAPLFAPGVVSAVEESVALLATARQTGIPVIHTNIRYHARHFADGGIWVKKAPVMKDMVEGNPLAAFCSQVTPLAAEVVLTKQYASAFFGTSLAPMLVALGVDTLLLAGCSTSGCIRASAVDAVQHGFRTIVVRECVGDRHPGPHEANLFDIDSKYGDVVTKKEALDYLNRL; encoded by the coding sequence ATGGCATCCGCAGCCGATAACTCACTCACCGATAATTACAGCGGCGTCTGGGGCAACCGCATCGGCTTCGGCCGACATCCGGCCCTGCTGATGATCGACTTTATGCAGGGCTACACAACCGAGGATGCACCACTGTTCGCTCCCGGCGTGGTCAGCGCGGTCGAAGAGAGCGTGGCGCTGTTGGCCACCGCTCGCCAAACGGGAATTCCGGTGATTCACACCAATATCCGCTATCATGCAAGGCATTTTGCCGATGGCGGCATTTGGGTGAAAAAAGCTCCGGTTATGAAGGACATGGTGGAAGGCAACCCGCTGGCGGCTTTTTGCTCGCAGGTAACTCCTCTGGCCGCAGAAGTGGTATTAACCAAACAGTATGCCAGCGCCTTTTTCGGCACCTCTTTGGCCCCGATGTTGGTGGCGCTGGGCGTCGATACCCTGCTGTTGGCCGGTTGCTCCACTAGCGGCTGTATCCGTGCCAGCGCAGTGGACGCGGTACAGCACGGGTTCCGCACCATCGTCGTGCGGGAATGCGTAGGCGATCGTCACCCCGGGCCGCATGAGGCCAATCTGTTCGACATCGACAGTAAATACGGTGATGTCGTGACTAAAAAGGAGGCCCTCGATTATCTGAACCGGCTGTAA
- a CDS encoding maleate cis-trans isomerase family protein — protein MTKNYRIGQIVPSSNTTMETEIPAMLNARQLIRPERFTFHSSRMRMKHVSKAELAAMDAESDRCALELSDAQVDVLGYACLVAIMSMGLGYHRESQARLAQVTQDNNAGAPVISSAGALVNGLKVLGAKRIALVAPYMKPLTQMVVDYIEHEGIEVKVWRALEIADNLAVGRHDPAKLPGIVAEMDLSDVDAIVLSACVQMPSLPAVATVEAQTGKPVLTAAIATTYAMLTALELEPIVPGAGALLSGAY, from the coding sequence ATGACTAAAAATTACCGTATCGGCCAAATCGTCCCCAGCTCCAACACCACGATGGAAACCGAAATTCCGGCGATGCTGAACGCTCGCCAACTGATCCGCCCGGAGCGTTTCACCTTTCACTCCAGCCGCATGCGCATGAAACACGTCAGCAAGGCGGAATTGGCGGCGATGGACGCCGAATCCGACCGTTGTGCTCTGGAACTTTCCGACGCACAAGTCGACGTGCTCGGTTATGCCTGCCTGGTGGCAATCATGTCGATGGGGCTGGGCTATCATCGTGAGTCACAGGCTCGACTGGCACAGGTGACACAAGATAATAACGCCGGCGCTCCGGTCATCAGCAGCGCCGGAGCGCTGGTCAACGGTCTGAAAGTGCTGGGGGCCAAACGCATTGCGTTAGTCGCCCCCTACATGAAACCCCTGACCCAAATGGTGGTGGACTATATCGAGCACGAGGGTATTGAGGTCAAGGTATGGCGGGCACTGGAGATTGCCGACAATCTGGCCGTGGGACGTCATGACCCGGCCAAACTGCCGGGCATTGTCGCCGAGATGGATCTGAGCGACGTTGACGCCATCGTGCTGTCCGCCTGCGTGCAAATGCCGTCCTTACCGGCGGTGGCTACCGTTGAAGCACAAACCGGCAAACCGGTATTGACCGCCGCCATCGCAACCACTTACGCCATGCTGACCGCACTGGAGCTGGAGCCGATCGTTCCCGGCGCAGGTGCCCTGCTGTCCGGCGCCTATTAA
- a CDS encoding alpha/beta fold hydrolase, whose product MSHFLYGANVQANGIRQHYLRYGGQGPVVILIPGITSPAITWGFVAERLAEKYDTYVLDVRGRGLSASGPDLAYDAETCAQDITSFACALQLENYALLGHSMGARFALRAAALHPAGVRRLVLIDPPVSGPGRREYPGKWPWYVDSIRQSLLGMNAEQMRTYCPSWSESQRQLRAEWLHTCYEPAIQRAYEDFHQVDSHRDYPALSMPTLLMVAGLGGVIQQEDEAEIRALQPEITLAHVENAGHMIPWDDFDGFFRALGNFLD is encoded by the coding sequence ATGAGCCACTTTCTGTATGGCGCCAACGTGCAGGCCAACGGCATTCGCCAGCACTATCTGCGCTACGGCGGGCAAGGCCCGGTGGTGATCCTGATCCCCGGCATCACCAGCCCGGCGATCACCTGGGGCTTCGTCGCCGAACGACTGGCTGAAAAGTACGACACCTACGTGCTGGACGTGCGCGGGCGCGGACTATCCGCCAGCGGGCCGGACCTGGCTTATGACGCCGAAACCTGTGCCCAGGACATAACCTCTTTCGCTTGCGCTTTGCAATTGGAAAACTACGCCCTGCTCGGTCATTCAATGGGGGCGCGCTTTGCCTTACGCGCTGCCGCGCTCCATCCGGCAGGGGTACGACGGCTGGTGCTGATCGACCCGCCAGTTTCCGGCCCCGGTCGTCGTGAATATCCGGGCAAGTGGCCCTGGTATGTCGATTCGATCCGTCAGTCACTGTTGGGCATGAACGCCGAACAGATGCGCACTTACTGCCCCAGCTGGAGCGAATCGCAGCGCCAACTGCGTGCCGAATGGCTGCACACCTGCTATGAACCGGCCATCCAACGCGCCTATGAAGATTTCCATCAGGTCGATAGTCATCGCGATTATCCCGCGTTGAGCATGCCGACATTACTGATGGTCGCGGGCCTTGGCGGCGTGATCCAGCAGGAAGACGAGGCGGAGATCCGCGCATTGCAGCCAGAGATAACTCTCGCGCACGTTGAAAATGCCGGACATATGATCCCGTGGGACGACTTTGACGGTTTCTTCCGTGCTCTGGGCAATTTTCTGGATTAA
- a CDS encoding FAD-dependent monooxygenase: protein MMSKQQRIAVVGAGLGGAAAAGLLQKAGFTVDLYEQSPVFSRLGAGIHMGPNVLKIFRRLGIEQPLEQMASHPDFWFSRDAETGDYLSRIELGAFARKEYGAAYVTVHRGDLQALQMAALQPGSVHFGKHLSKIEERENHVVLNFADGTQASADIVIGADGINSRIREHLLGTEAPTYSGWVAHRALIRGDKLAKYNLSFEDCVKWWSADRHLMVYYTTQKRDEYYYVSGVPHPAWDFQGSFIDSSREEMYETFAGYHPIVQALIESSEQVTKWPLLNRKPLPLWSEGRMVLLGDACHPMKPHMAQGAAMAIEDAAMLARCLQETGLTDYRTAFQLYEANRKERASRVQAVSNANTFLRTQEDPAWVYGYDLYAQALKSENAA, encoded by the coding sequence ATGATGAGCAAACAACAACGCATTGCCGTAGTCGGCGCCGGTTTGGGTGGCGCCGCCGCCGCCGGTCTGCTGCAAAAAGCGGGCTTTACCGTCGACCTGTACGAACAGAGTCCGGTGTTTTCACGATTGGGTGCCGGTATCCATATGGGGCCAAACGTATTGAAGATTTTCCGCCGTCTCGGCATTGAACAGCCCTTGGAGCAAATGGCGTCTCACCCGGACTTCTGGTTCAGCCGCGACGCCGAAACGGGTGATTATCTATCTCGCATCGAACTGGGGGCATTTGCCCGCAAAGAATACGGTGCCGCTTACGTGACGGTACACCGCGGCGATCTGCAGGCCTTGCAGATGGCGGCACTGCAACCGGGCAGCGTGCATTTTGGCAAGCACCTGAGCAAGATTGAAGAGCGCGAAAACCATGTGGTGCTGAATTTTGCCGACGGTACTCAGGCCAGTGCAGACATCGTGATTGGCGCCGACGGCATCAATTCCCGCATTCGCGAACACCTGCTGGGCACTGAAGCCCCAACCTACAGTGGTTGGGTGGCGCACCGGGCGTTGATCCGCGGCGACAAACTGGCCAAATACAACCTGAGTTTTGAAGACTGCGTTAAATGGTGGTCGGCGGATCGTCACTTGATGGTCTATTACACCACCCAAAAGCGCGACGAATACTACTACGTCAGCGGCGTGCCGCACCCGGCATGGGATTTCCAGGGCAGCTTTATCGACAGCAGCCGCGAGGAAATGTACGAAACCTTCGCCGGTTATCACCCGATTGTGCAGGCATTGATCGAGTCCAGCGAACAGGTCACCAAATGGCCGTTGCTGAACCGTAAACCGCTGCCGTTGTGGAGCGAAGGCCGCATGGTACTGCTCGGCGATGCCTGCCACCCGATGAAGCCGCACATGGCTCAGGGCGCAGCCATGGCGATCGAAGACGCCGCCATGCTGGCGCGTTGTCTGCAGGAAACCGGGCTGACCGACTACCGCACCGCTTTCCAACTGTATGAAGCCAACCGCAAAGAGCGGGCTTCTCGCGTGCAGGCGGTATCCAATGCCAATACATTCCTGCGCACGCAGGAAGATCCCGCCTGGGTTTACGGCTATGACCTGTACGCGCAAGCGCTGAAATCGGAGAACGCCGCATGA